The following are encoded in a window of Scleropages formosus chromosome 7, fSclFor1.1, whole genome shotgun sequence genomic DNA:
- the LOC108926181 gene encoding protein CBFA2T3-like isoform X2 gives MPDSPADVKTQPRSTPPTMPPPPPAVNQASSRNASFTPTTMLNGSGHSPTALNGAPSTPNGFSNGPAMSSTASLSTQQLPPACGARQLCKLKRFLTTLQQFGNDISPEIGERVRSLVLGLVNSTLTIEEFHSKLQEATNFPLRPFVIPFLKANLPLLQRELLHCARMAKQTPAQYLAQHEQLLLDANASSPLDSSEILLEINEHGKRRTPDRTKDSTGERDSLHAEHLAKRPCTVSPSQRYSPSGGLPAHPPPNGLPTHPPNGLGHSSGPAPQHYRLEDMALAHHYRDAYRHAEHREGRDRHRQTAVHGLRQEEVIDHRLTDREWAEEWKHLDNLLNCIMDMVEKTRRSLTVLRRCQEADREEMNHWIRRYSDVEDMKKDIPRDFVHRTPSGYLPEEIWRKAEEAVNEVKRQAMSELQKAVSEAERKAHEMISAERSKMERALAEAKRQASEDALTIINQQEDSSESCWNCGRKASETCSGCNTARYCGSFCQHKDWEKHHHVCGQTLQGVPLGTPSSSSSSSSSSSCSSSSTAPPTPSESSPPVPLVLSGQAVGVGSGAGSVSSSPKEAGSSGASRSTTPATPAVLDGASR, from the exons ATGCCAGATTCACCCGCTGATGTCAAAACCCAGCCAAGATCGACTCCGCCCACTAtgccgccccctccccccgcagtAAACCAGGCTTCCAGTCGCAATGCCTCGTTCACTCCTACAACCA TGTTGAACGGGAGTGGCCACTCGCCCACGGCACTTAACGGGGCACCTTCCACGCCCAACGGCTTCAGCAATGGGCCCGCCATGTCGTCTACGGCCTCGCTGTCGACCCAGCAGCTCCCGCCAGCCTGTGGTGCGCGGCAGCTTTGCAAGCTAAAGCGCTTCCTCACCACGCTGCAGCAGTTTGGCAACGACATCTCGCCTGAAATCGGGGAGCGTGTGCGCAGCCTTGTGTTGGGTTTGGTG AATTCAACTCTAACTATAGAAGAGTTTCACTCTAAACTCCAGGAGGCCACCAACTTCCCCCTGCGTCCTTTTGTTATTCCTTTCCTTAAG GCAAACCTGCCCCTCCTGCAAAGGGAGCTGCTGCACTGTGCGCGCATGGCCAAGCAGACACCTGCGCAGTACCTGGCTCAGCACGAGCAGCTGTTGTTGGACGCCAATGCCAGCTCCCCCCTGGACTCGTCCGAGATCCTGCTGGAGATCAACGAACATGGCAAGCGGAGGACCCCCGACAG GACCAAAGACAGCACCGGTGAGCGTGACAGCCTCCACGCTGAACACTTGGCCAAGCGGCCATGCACAGTGAGCCCCAGCCAGCGCTACAGCCCTAGCGGTGGGCTGCCagcccacccaccccccaacgGACTGcccacacacccccccaacGGTTTGGGCCACTCCAGCGGCCCTGCTCCCCAGCACTACCGCCTGGAGGACATGGCCCTGGCACACCACTACCGTGACGCTTATCGCCATGCTGAGCACCGCGAGGGTCGTGACCGCCACCGGCAGACAG CTGTGCATGGCCTGCGGCAGGAGGAAGTCATCGATCACCGGCTGACTGATCGCGAGTGGGCTGAGGAGTGGAAGCATCTTGATAAC CTGCTGAACTGCATCATGGATATGGTGGAGAAGACGCGGCGGTCCCTAACAGTGCTGCGCCGCTGCCAGGAGGCCGATCGCGAGGAGATGAACCACTGGATCCGGCGCTACAGCGATGTGGAGGATATGAAAAAAG ATATTCCCAGAGACTTTGTGCACAGGACACCATCAGGGTACCTGCCTGAAGAGATCTGGAGGAAGGCCG AGGAGGCCGTGAATGAGGTGAAGAGACAGGCCATGTCTGAGCTGCAGAAGGCTGTGTCGGAGGCGGAGCGCAAGGCCCATGAGATGATCTCTGCCGAGAGGTCCAAAATGGAGCGAGCACTGGCCGAGGCCAAGAGGCAGGCCTCCGAGGACGCGCTGACCATCATCAACCAACAAGAGGACTCCAGTGAG AGCTGCTGGAACTGCGGGCGCAAGGCGAGCGAGACGTGTAGCGGCTGCAACACGGCGCGCTACTGTGGCTCCTTCTGCCAGCACAAGGACTGGGAGAAGCACCACCACGTGTGCGGCCAGACCCTGCAAGGCGTGCCTCTGGGGACGCCCTCGTCctcgtcgtcgtcctcctcctcctcatcctgctcGTCCTCTTCCACGGCGCCCCCCACACCCTCAGAGAGCAGTCCCCCTGTGCCCCTGGTGCTCTCTGGCCAGGCCGTTGGGGTTGGAAGTGGAGCGGGAAGCGTTTCCAGCAGCCCCAAGGAAGCCGGCTCCAGCGGTGCCTCGCGTTCCACCACTCCTGCCACGCCTGCCGTGCTGGATGGCGCCTCCCGCTGA
- the LOC108926181 gene encoding protein CBFA2T3-like isoform X1, which produces MPDSPADVKTQPRSTPPTMPPPPPAVNQASSRNASFTPTTMLNGSGHSPTALNGAPSTPNGFSNGPAMSSTASLSTQQLPPACGARQLCKLKRFLTTLQQFGNDISPEIGERVRSLVLGLVNSTLTIEEFHSKLQEATNFPLRPFVIPFLKANLPLLQRELLHCARMAKQTPAQYLAQHEQLLLDANASSPLDSSEILLEINEHGKRRTPDRTKDSTGERDSLHAEHLAKRPCTVSPSQRYSPSGGLPAHPPPNGLPTHPPNGLGHSSGPAPQHYRLEDMALAHHYRDAYRHAEHREGRDRHRQTAVHGLRQEEVIDHRLTDREWAEEWKHLDNLLNCIMDMVEKTRRSLTVLRRCQEADREEMNHWIRRYSDVEDMKKDIPRDFVHRTPSGYLPEEIWRKAGTTSILHSPALKQLQTKQEEAVNEVKRQAMSELQKAVSEAERKAHEMISAERSKMERALAEAKRQASEDALTIINQQEDSSESCWNCGRKASETCSGCNTARYCGSFCQHKDWEKHHHVCGQTLQGVPLGTPSSSSSSSSSSSCSSSSTAPPTPSESSPPVPLVLSGQAVGVGSGAGSVSSSPKEAGSSGASRSTTPATPAVLDGASR; this is translated from the exons ATGCCAGATTCACCCGCTGATGTCAAAACCCAGCCAAGATCGACTCCGCCCACTAtgccgccccctccccccgcagtAAACCAGGCTTCCAGTCGCAATGCCTCGTTCACTCCTACAACCA TGTTGAACGGGAGTGGCCACTCGCCCACGGCACTTAACGGGGCACCTTCCACGCCCAACGGCTTCAGCAATGGGCCCGCCATGTCGTCTACGGCCTCGCTGTCGACCCAGCAGCTCCCGCCAGCCTGTGGTGCGCGGCAGCTTTGCAAGCTAAAGCGCTTCCTCACCACGCTGCAGCAGTTTGGCAACGACATCTCGCCTGAAATCGGGGAGCGTGTGCGCAGCCTTGTGTTGGGTTTGGTG AATTCAACTCTAACTATAGAAGAGTTTCACTCTAAACTCCAGGAGGCCACCAACTTCCCCCTGCGTCCTTTTGTTATTCCTTTCCTTAAG GCAAACCTGCCCCTCCTGCAAAGGGAGCTGCTGCACTGTGCGCGCATGGCCAAGCAGACACCTGCGCAGTACCTGGCTCAGCACGAGCAGCTGTTGTTGGACGCCAATGCCAGCTCCCCCCTGGACTCGTCCGAGATCCTGCTGGAGATCAACGAACATGGCAAGCGGAGGACCCCCGACAG GACCAAAGACAGCACCGGTGAGCGTGACAGCCTCCACGCTGAACACTTGGCCAAGCGGCCATGCACAGTGAGCCCCAGCCAGCGCTACAGCCCTAGCGGTGGGCTGCCagcccacccaccccccaacgGACTGcccacacacccccccaacGGTTTGGGCCACTCCAGCGGCCCTGCTCCCCAGCACTACCGCCTGGAGGACATGGCCCTGGCACACCACTACCGTGACGCTTATCGCCATGCTGAGCACCGCGAGGGTCGTGACCGCCACCGGCAGACAG CTGTGCATGGCCTGCGGCAGGAGGAAGTCATCGATCACCGGCTGACTGATCGCGAGTGGGCTGAGGAGTGGAAGCATCTTGATAAC CTGCTGAACTGCATCATGGATATGGTGGAGAAGACGCGGCGGTCCCTAACAGTGCTGCGCCGCTGCCAGGAGGCCGATCGCGAGGAGATGAACCACTGGATCCGGCGCTACAGCGATGTGGAGGATATGAAAAAAG ATATTCCCAGAGACTTTGTGCACAGGACACCATCAGGGTACCTGCCTGAAGAGATCTGGAGGAAGGCCG GTACTACAAGTATCCTGCACTCACCAGCACTAAAGCAACTCCAAACCAAGCAGG AGGAGGCCGTGAATGAGGTGAAGAGACAGGCCATGTCTGAGCTGCAGAAGGCTGTGTCGGAGGCGGAGCGCAAGGCCCATGAGATGATCTCTGCCGAGAGGTCCAAAATGGAGCGAGCACTGGCCGAGGCCAAGAGGCAGGCCTCCGAGGACGCGCTGACCATCATCAACCAACAAGAGGACTCCAGTGAG AGCTGCTGGAACTGCGGGCGCAAGGCGAGCGAGACGTGTAGCGGCTGCAACACGGCGCGCTACTGTGGCTCCTTCTGCCAGCACAAGGACTGGGAGAAGCACCACCACGTGTGCGGCCAGACCCTGCAAGGCGTGCCTCTGGGGACGCCCTCGTCctcgtcgtcgtcctcctcctcctcatcctgctcGTCCTCTTCCACGGCGCCCCCCACACCCTCAGAGAGCAGTCCCCCTGTGCCCCTGGTGCTCTCTGGCCAGGCCGTTGGGGTTGGAAGTGGAGCGGGAAGCGTTTCCAGCAGCCCCAAGGAAGCCGGCTCCAGCGGTGCCTCGCGTTCCACCACTCCTGCCACGCCTGCCGTGCTGGATGGCGCCTCCCGCTGA